In Bacillus sp. S3, the sequence TAAGTCAAACGGTACACTTAATCTCTGACTCAGAAGCAGAGAAATTAGTCAATCAGATTTTAGCATCCAAGAAAATCTTTGTGGCAGGTGCTGGCAGATCTGGATTTATGGGTAAATCTTTTGTGATGCGAATGATGCACATGGGGATTGATGCCTATGTAGTTGGTGAAACCGTAACAGCTAACTTAGAAGAGGGCGATCTATTAATCGTTGGTTCAGGTTCAGGAGAAACCAAAACGTTAGTTGCCATTGCTGAAAAAGCGAAAAGCTTAGGAGGTACAGTCGCAGCGATAACCATTTCACCTGAATCAACCATTGGAAAATTAGCCGATATGATTGTTAAATTACCGGGAGTAACGAAAGACCAGTCCGAAGGTGATTACAAGACTATTCAACCAATGGGATCTCTATTTGAGCAAACGATGTTGTTATTTTATGATGCCATAATCCTACGCTTCATGGAAAAAAAAGGCTTAGATTCTACTAAAATGTATGGTAAACATGCGAATCTTGAATAGAGTAAGAAAAGCACAAGCGCCCTGGTCAGCGGCGTATGGCCTCCTCGAAAAAGCTAACGCTTTTTCTTCGTGCGATGCCTATGCTGTCGAAGCTTTCCTTGTGGAGCGCTCCAACTGAGATAAAGGAAACACGATGAACGGAGCGAATCGATGTTGACTTATCGTAGGGCGGAGAGCTAAGGACACTAGCCGCTAGGGCGCTGGAGCTGGACATTTCTCAAAGCCGAAACTTATAAATTCTTATATTATAAAATATCCTGAAAAGGCCACTAACTGGTTCAGTTATTGGGGAGAAAACATTAAATACCGCCTATTGGGGGACACAATTCATATGAATGAGTGTCCCTTTTTTGCATTACAGCACGTTCTGTTAGCAGCAAGTTTCCAAGGGGCGATTGTCTATACAGTGGCATTCTTAGTATGGGGAATTGGCAGTGGAATCATCTATCATAAAAATTTTATTTTGTATAAATATTCTAAATGAAAAAAAGCTTACTCAAATAGTAAGCTTAACCGCTATAAACACTATCACATGTTCCAGCTTTTGGTTCATAAAAACAATGTTCTTTAAATTGACCAGAATGAGGTTGACCGTACCATGTTGGAGGACATGGAGCATGTGGATTAAAATACCATAGTGCAAATTTCGCTGGGTGATCTCTCCAATAATTCAAATTTTGTTTTGCTAATCTTTTTTCAGATGTTCTTGCTCTTTGATAAAAAACATTTCCTTTTTGAACTGCTTCAAAAGAATAATTTCCTCCTTGTACTTGAAATATAACATCATGAATAGTCTTTACATCTTTGAAGTCTAAACAGGTTGCTACACACCGATTCACTATTACATTTCCAACATATAGCATTCCTTGTTTTCCTTCACCTTCGGCTTCTGCTCTCATCATCCTTGCCATTTCGTCTACTTCATAACTTCGATAATTTACTCTTGGCATATTATCACCCCAAAATATAGTTATGAAAAAAAGCCTACATTCATGTCATTGTTTATGAAGCACCTTCTCATTTGCTGCACATTTTCACCGTACTACGCAACAAATCCACTTTACGATTGTTCAAAAAATGGAACTTTTAAGCCGTATAAACGTTTTATTCATCTTCTCCTGCAGCTATTTTGCAACTTCCGGATCTGCAAGGCTCTGTTATGATTTGTTGTTGATTTTCGTGTTGTATGAGAATTCATAGACGGAGAATTTCCGGCTAATGTATATTGAGGAAGCTTAAGAAGCAGATATAAACGGAGTTATTCCGGTTATCTGCTCAAAAGAAGGCAAAATTCAATGATTTCGATCATATAACCGGAAAAGCTTCCTTTAATTTCAAGGAAATCTAGGTATTTCCCAATTTAAACGGAATTTTGCCGTTTATTTTTCAAACACAGTGAAATTTGGATTCTAGCCTTTTTTACTCCCGTTTTTTGGGTTTTTATTAAAAACAAATGTATATTGGAGGGCTCCTAACTCGGAAGGGAAACTTATACAATTTTCTTATCTGCTCGATAGGCACCTTTTTAGTTTTCTTGCTTATAATTAAGCAAGAGCTAATGGATAGGGGTGTGTTAATTGCCAGCGATTACTGGGCAGGTTCAAATTCTTAATATAGGTGGTGGCATTACACAAGTTGGAGATAGTCTGTTTATATCATCAAAAGAAGCTGATAAGACGTTTGCAGGCTGTGGGGGATTTAACACAGGCGGATTGGTTATTGCCAATAATGGAATAAGTTCTACCAACACTCTTGACCCTAATATAATAGATCAACCGATTGCGGGAAATAATTAGGGTAGGTAGTCCCAGATAAACAATATACAAAAAGTGAGTGTCAAATTGGCTGTGAATTTGGCACTCTTATCTTATTCCTTTTATTTCGTAAGTAAATCTTTTAAGGCTGGGCGGAGTGTTGGGTGCATGAAGGTAAACCCATTTTCGCTTAACACTTTCGGAACAACATGTTGACCCTCAAGAACAAGTTTACTTTTTCGTCCTAGTAGCAATCTCATAATGAAGGAAGGAACAGGTAACCAATGTGGGCGATGTAAAACAGAACCAATCGTTTTACCAAAAGACTTCATACGAACTGGAGTGGGAGCTGTGACATTAACCGGTCCACGTAAATTGGGATAAGTAATGACAAATTCTATAGCTCGGACAACATCTGTCATATGAACCCAAGATACCCATTGTTCGCCTGTACCCACTGTACCTCCAGCAAACAATCTATATGGCAGCACCATAAGGGGAAATGCTCCACCTTCCTTATCAAGTACAACACCGAATCTCATAAGCGCTGTTCGGGTTCCAACTGTTTCTGCTTGTTTAGCTTTGTTTTCCCAGTCATATACAGTCTGACCTAGAAAATCATTTGATGTTTCTAACGAATCTTCCGTATATGTAGCATGTATTGACGCGGGGTAAATGCCAATCGCACTGGCATTGATCAATACAGCTGGCTTACTAGGTAATAGAGATATGATTCGTACTAATTCTTCTGTTGCTGCCATCCGGCTAGTATAAATTTGTTTCTTATGGTTGGTATTCCATCTTCCATTATTGATTGAAACCCCTGCTAAATTAATAAATACATCCGAATCTCTCAATTCATTTTCAGGAGAAGTTCCTTCTTCAAGCCATTGTACATAATGAACATTGCCTGAATTC encodes:
- a CDS encoding cell wall hydrolase — encoded protein: MPRVNYRSYEVDEMARMMRAEAEGEGKQGMLYVGNVIVNRCVATCLDFKDVKTIHDVIFQVQGGNYSFEAVQKGNVFYQRARTSEKRLAKQNLNYWRDHPAKFALWYFNPHAPCPPTWYGQPHSGQFKEHCFYEPKAGTCDSVYSG
- a CDS encoding spore germination protein, encoding MPAITGQVQILNIGGGITQVGDSLFISSKEADKTFAGCGGFNTGGLVIANNGISSTNTLDPNIIDQPIAGNN
- the hxlB gene encoding 6-phospho-3-hexuloisomerase, producing METTQYLAKVVEELSQTVHLISDSEAEKLVNQILASKKIFVAGAGRSGFMGKSFVMRMMHMGIDAYVVGETVTANLEEGDLLIVGSGSGETKTLVAIAEKAKSLGGTVAAITISPESTIGKLADMIVKLPGVTKDQSEGDYKTIQPMGSLFEQTMLLFYDAIILRFMEKKGLDSTKMYGKHANLE
- a CDS encoding TIGR01777 family oxidoreductase, whose protein sequence is MKIVIAGGSGFIGQKLTDHLIRAGHKIIILTRKAKKNSGNVHYVQWLEEGTSPENELRDSDVFINLAGVSINNGRWNTNHKKQIYTSRMAATEELVRIISLLPSKPAVLINASAIGIYPASIHATYTEDSLETSNDFLGQTVYDWENKAKQAETVGTRTALMRFGVVLDKEGGAFPLMVLPYRLFAGGTVGTGEQWVSWVHMTDVVRAIEFVITYPNLRGPVNVTAPTPVRMKSFGKTIGSVLHRPHWLPVPSFIMRLLLGRKSKLVLEGQHVVPKVLSENGFTFMHPTLRPALKDLLTK